TCCGCCGAGTAATGCTCGCCGAGATCCCAACCATCGCCATCGACCTGGTCGAAGTAGAAAAAAACACCTCCGTCCTCCCCGACGAGTTCCTCGCCCACCGCATCGGCCTCATCCCCCTCAACTCGAAAAACTGCGACCAGGACGTCGAGTACACGCGCGACTGCGAATGCGAGGACCACTGCGCGCGCTGCAGCGTCACGCTCACCCTGCACGCGCGCTGCTCCGGCGACGAGATCATGCATGTGTCTGCGCGGGATTTGGTGGTGAGCGGCGAGCGTGCGAACGAGTGGGTGGGGAATCCGGTGATTAATGATCCTGAGGGCAAGGGGCCGTTGATTTGTAAATTGCGGAAGGGGCAGGAGGTGAAGATGACGCTTATTGCAAAGAAGGGGATTGCGAAGGAGCATGCGAAGTGGATGCCTACGGCGGCGATTGGGTTTGAGTATGATCCGCATAATAACTTGAGACATGTGGATTATTGGTACGAGGAGGATCCTGTGAAGGAATGGTACGCTTCCCTCTATAATAATCACTTAGCCCGGAGGATGGAAACTAACTGTGGAAAGGCCCGTCTCTCATAATGCCGGATGGGAACACGCTGCCCCCCCAGACCAACCCTTCGACTACGACGCCCAACCGAACAACTTCTACGTCGACATCGAAAGCATCGGTAATCTCGAACCAGACATGGTCGTCCAGCAAGGAATCGTTGTTCTCCAGCGCAAACTCGCTTCCGTCATCTCCGCCCTCTCCGGCACCGACGACATCGACCGCAACGGCGGTATGGGCGCCGAAGACGAGGACATGATGGGCGTTCGGAGTCCGGACGCCTACGAACCCCCAGAGGGCATCGACGGTGGTTTCACGGCTTATGCCAACGGTGGCGCCAGTGCTTGGGGTGCCAGCGCAGCAACCCCGTACGGTGCTACGCCGTACGGCGGTGGCTACGGATTCTAATCAACGTTCTCTTTCCCCCTTTCcctctttcctcctcaattCTCTATTTCGGCTTGGGTTCGACGGGACTGGCTATttgggcaaaaagaaaagcgaaGAGAAAATTTATACAACGAGCATCTGGAACGGAGTTTGTCTTTGGAATTGTGAGCTGTATAGCAACCTCCACCTGTGTTTATGTGGTTCAGCGGCGCTATTTGGGTGTTTTGCTATCGAGATTCTTGTTTATATTGAATATCTAATGCAGGCTTTTTGGCATGATTTATCGAATTTCTCGGGTGTGATATTTCTGTATGTTTCGAATCAAGATAGACACCCGTATAAACCAGTGACATCTCTGCTTCAAAATTCAAGACGGCATGTGACAATTGAAAGCGGACGACAGTCCTCTTGAAGCATATACATGTGCCGCGCTTATAGATACCGGAAAGTTCTATTGACGGCGCCGCGTTTTGGGCATAGACAAAATGATACAAGGTGTGAGTGATGAGATCAACTCTATACCTGCCAACTTACATACCACTCTTCGCGCATGGGAATTTCTTGAATATTCCCATCTCCCGGGAGCGCTTGTCAACCCTCTGGGCCATAAATTAACTAGTATGAAAGACGTCGGCGAGCAAAATGGGTCTGGACCGTAATGCTGTTGAGACTTGTGGGCAAGCATGTCAAATCATGTCATGTGGCCTTCAAACGATCTATTACACTGCGCACAAATCATTTGAACTGAGACTGGATTTCAGAAAGCCGGTCCTCACATGTCTCAAATGTGGCTGATGATTCCAACAGAGATGGAGTGGAACCAAAAGTTTTCGTTTCGCAGTTCACTAGATGGATCCGTTGAGCTTGTTTGCTCCCGTGAGATGTGGTAGGGGTCGTCTCATGCTCGAAAATGGCTTATGGAGGGTCTTACAACCCTGACTCATTTCTGGACTATCTTCCTATTGTTCTTGTCTTCCCCCTTGGTGCAGTTGACCGTGCATCCCTTTTGGTAGATTAGTCGAAAAACGCACACGACTAACTGCTAGCCGTTGCGTGAAATATGCGAATGCTCGGGCTGAGAGATGACTGTGCCAGGGCGGTAAGTTCGTGGAGTTCATTCTCGATCACCGAGTTAACACATATGGTGTACCTGCTCAAGTAGCGAGGAATCCCTGTTTGGAGCCAATCTTGTATTCATGTATAAAACTTAGCAAGGAGAGCTTGTATTCCGTGCGAGTTGGACGCCTTGAAAGAGAAATGCGGATGGAACGTCTCCTCAAGGACGGTAATGCGTGAGCTTTAGGTGTTTGTGGATGTTGGGTATTTGCCATCGCGGTTTCGTTCAGTGCTTAAGGGATAAAGCAAGGTAGTCTGGACCTAACGTAATCCACGGCCGAGTTGCGCACCTTCTCCGCCCCCATCAAATAATTCTTCATGACCATATTCTTCAATGCGGCTTTTCTCTATTCTTCATACAAAAATGCCTCTTTCTAAAGAAAATCGAATGCAAATGGCTATCTCAGCCATTCAGAATAAAAAGATCCAATCCAAACGAGAGGCTGCATCTGTTTTTGGAGTGTCTGAAGCTACCCTTCGCAATCGGCTTAAAGGAATGAAATCACGATCAGAAACACGCGCCAGTGGCCACAAGTTAACGGATTTTGAAGAGGAAGCTCTTGTCAAGCAATTGCTAGATGCAGATAAACGAGGTTTTTCAATACGACCACAATATTTGCGTGAGATGGCACAGATCTTACTTCACAAACGTACACAAGATTCTACTGCAACTATTGGAGTCAATTGGGCCTCCTCCTTCATAAGGCGCCGTCCTGAATTACGAACAAGATATAATCGGAGAATTACATATCAGCGTGCAAAGCAGGAAGATCCAAAAGTCCTAAATCAGTGGTTTGAGACTGTACATGCAGCTATTCAAGAACATGGGATCCATGAAGATGACATCTGGaattttgatgaaactggctttgcaatgggacTCTGTACAGCATCTAAGGTAATTACTGCAGTAGAACGCAGTGAAAGGCCTCATACAGTTATCCAGGGCAACCGTGAATGGGTTACTATCATTGAATGCATCAACTCAAAAGGGATTTCCATACCACCAGTGGTTATCTTAAAAGGGAAAGAACACCAAGCTCCTTGGTATCAAGAGCCTAATCTTCATCCAGCCTGGAAGCTTACAAATAGCGCCAATGGGTGGACAACAGATGAGATAGGCCTTAAGTGGCTGAAGCAAGTGTTTGATCCTTTTT
This region of Aspergillus chevalieri M1 DNA, chromosome 4, nearly complete sequence genomic DNA includes:
- the RPB3 gene encoding DNA-directed RNA polymerase II core subunit RPB3 (BUSCO:EOG09263PXH;~COG:K;~EggNog:ENOG410PG4T;~InterPro:IPR036603,IPR001514,IPR011262,IPR011263, IPR036643;~PFAM:PF01193,PF01000;~go_function: GO:0003677 - DNA binding [Evidence IEA];~go_function: GO:0003899 - DNA-directed 5'-3' RNA polymerase activity [Evidence IEA];~go_function: GO:0046983 - protein dimerization activity [Evidence IEA];~go_process: GO:0006351 - transcription, DNA-templated [Evidence IEA]); the encoded protein is MDYEMDIEPTGPQVTVREAEPYRVDFKLSSVDLAFANSLRRVMLAEIPTIAIDLVEVEKNTSVLPDEFLAHRIGLIPLNSKNCDQDVEYTRDCECEDHCARCSVTLTLHARCSGDEIMHVSARDLVVSGERANEWVGNPVINDPEGKGPLICKLRKGQEVKMTLIAKKGIAKEHAKWMPTAAIGFEYDPHNNLRHVDYWYEEDPVKEWPVSHNAGWEHAAPPDQPFDYDAQPNNFYVDIESIGNLEPDMVVQQGIVVLQRKLASVISALSGTDDIDRNGGMGAEDEDMMGVRSPDAYEPPEGIDGGFTAYANGGASAWGASAATPYGATPYGGGYGF